In a genomic window of Penaeus vannamei isolate JL-2024 chromosome 10, ASM4276789v1, whole genome shotgun sequence:
- the LOC138863017 gene encoding small ribosomal subunit protein uS10-like isoform X2 — MAMYDKSDMKGGMMDDAAPIHRIRITLTSSNVKSLEKVCSELVRGAKDKQLKVKGPVRMPTKILRITTRKTPCGEGSKTWDRFQMRIHKRVIDLHSPSEVVKQITSISIEPDVDVEVTIAE; from the exons ATGGCAATGTATGACAAGAGTGACATGAAGGGGGGGATGATGGATGATGCTGCGCCCATCCATCGCATCCGTATTACCCTCACCTCAAGCAACGTGAAGTCCCTTGAGAAAG TGTGTTCCGAGCTCGTCCGTGGAGCAAAGGACAAGCAGCTCAAGGTGAAGGGACCAGTGCGCATGCCAACCAAGATCTTGCGTATCACCACCCGCAAAACCCCCTGTGGTGAGGGTTCCAAGACCTGGGATCGCTTCCAGATGAGGATCCACAAGCGTGTCATTGATCTGCATTCCCCTTCAGAAGTGGTCAAGCAGATCACAAGCATCAGCATCGAACCTGATGTTGATGTGGAAGTCACCATTGCCGAATAA
- the LOC138863017 gene encoding small ribosomal subunit protein uS10-like isoform X1, with protein sequence MNSTQARMAMYDKSDMKGGMMDDAAPIHRIRITLTSSNVKSLEKVCSELVRGAKDKQLKVKGPVRMPTKILRITTRKTPCGEGSKTWDRFQMRIHKRVIDLHSPSEVVKQITSISIEPDVDVEVTIAE encoded by the exons ATGAACTCAACACAGGCAAG AATGGCAATGTATGACAAGAGTGACATGAAGGGGGGGATGATGGATGATGCTGCGCCCATCCATCGCATCCGTATTACCCTCACCTCAAGCAACGTGAAGTCCCTTGAGAAAG TGTGTTCCGAGCTCGTCCGTGGAGCAAAGGACAAGCAGCTCAAGGTGAAGGGACCAGTGCGCATGCCAACCAAGATCTTGCGTATCACCACCCGCAAAACCCCCTGTGGTGAGGGTTCCAAGACCTGGGATCGCTTCCAGATGAGGATCCACAAGCGTGTCATTGATCTGCATTCCCCTTCAGAAGTGGTCAAGCAGATCACAAGCATCAGCATCGAACCTGATGTTGATGTGGAAGTCACCATTGCCGAATAA